In Sphingomonas sp. R1, a single genomic region encodes these proteins:
- a CDS encoding NAD-dependent epimerase/dehydratase family protein, translated as MPEPTASSPRVLVTGSAGFIGFHTASRLLQAGATVLGIDNFSDYYDVALKEARNDMLSNHPNFQVARISIEDQSALAAAWGAFEPDVVIHLAAQAGVRFSIEQPASYIGANVIGTFNLLELARHHPVRHFLAASTSSVYGANTDMPFGETQRTATPMSLYAATKGATELMGHSYAHLFRTPMTFFRFFTVYGPWGRPDMALFKFTRAILAGEPIDVYNNGEMVRDFTFIDDLAESIVRLIDAVPGEVSVEGDSLSPAAPFRIVNIGAGRPTPLMDYIGAAESALGRTAIKNFLPMQAGDVPATEASSDLLRRLTGYAPSTTPAEGVAKFVRWYLEHYQS; from the coding sequence ATGCCCGAACCCACCGCCTCTTCCCCCCGCGTGCTCGTCACCGGATCGGCCGGGTTCATCGGCTTTCATACCGCCAGCCGCCTGCTCCAGGCGGGCGCCACGGTGCTCGGCATCGACAATTTTTCGGACTATTATGACGTCGCGCTCAAGGAAGCGCGCAACGACATGCTGTCCAACCACCCCAACTTCCAGGTGGCGCGGATCTCGATCGAGGACCAGAGCGCGCTCGCGGCGGCCTGGGGAGCGTTCGAGCCGGACGTCGTGATCCACCTCGCCGCGCAGGCCGGCGTGCGCTTCAGCATCGAGCAGCCCGCCAGCTATATCGGCGCCAACGTCATCGGCACGTTCAACCTGCTCGAGCTGGCACGCCACCATCCGGTGCGCCACTTCCTCGCGGCGTCCACCAGCTCGGTCTATGGCGCCAATACCGACATGCCGTTCGGCGAGACCCAGCGCACCGCCACGCCGATGAGCCTTTACGCCGCCACCAAGGGCGCGACCGAGCTCATGGGCCACAGCTATGCACACCTGTTCCGCACGCCGATGACCTTCTTCCGCTTCTTCACGGTCTATGGCCCCTGGGGACGGCCGGACATGGCGCTGTTCAAGTTCACCCGCGCCATTCTCGCCGGCGAGCCGATCGACGTGTACAACAATGGCGAGATGGTGCGGGACTTCACCTTCATCGACGATCTTGCCGAATCGATCGTCCGCTTGATCGATGCCGTGCCGGGCGAAGTGTCCGTCGAGGGCGACAGCCTCTCCCCCGCCGCGCCCTTCCGGATCGTCAATATCGGTGCCGGTCGCCCGACCCCGCTGATGGACTATATCGGCGCGGCCGAGAGCGCGCTGGGACGCACCGCGATCAAGAACTTCCTGCCGATGCAGGCCGGCGACGTGCCGGCGACCGAAGCATCGTCGGATCTGCTGCGCCGCCTCACCGGCTACGCCCCCTCCACCACGCCGGCGGAAGGTGTCGCCAAGTTCGTGCGTTGGTATCTGGAGCATTATCAAAGCTGA
- the dut gene encoding dUTP diphosphatase has product MLPPIRIAIQRLPHGENLPLPRYATDGAAGMDVVAAEALTLAPGARHAVATGFAMAIPAGYEVQVRPRSGLALKHGITCLNTPGTIDSDYRGEVKVILANLGSEDFPIARGDRIAQLVPAPVQRADLDEVHNLDETVRGTGGFGSTGR; this is encoded by the coding sequence TTGCTGCCGCCGATCCGCATCGCGATCCAGCGCCTGCCCCATGGCGAGAACCTTCCCCTCCCCCGCTACGCCACCGACGGCGCCGCGGGTATGGATGTGGTTGCCGCCGAAGCGCTGACGCTGGCCCCCGGCGCCCGCCATGCCGTCGCCACGGGCTTCGCCATGGCGATTCCCGCCGGCTATGAGGTGCAAGTACGCCCACGTTCCGGCCTGGCGCTCAAGCACGGCATCACCTGCCTCAACACGCCGGGCACGATCGACAGCGACTATCGCGGCGAGGTGAAGGTGATCCTCGCCAATCTGGGCAGCGAGGACTTCCCGATCGCGCGCGGCGACCGGATCGCGCAATTGGTGCCGGCGCCGGTGCAGCGTGCCGACCTCGACGAAGTGCACAATCTGGACGAAACCGTGCGCGGCACCGGCGGCTTCGGCTCCACCGGTCGGTGA
- a CDS encoding HesA/MoeB/ThiF family protein, with the protein MTLSDEELERYARHIILREVGGTGQAKLKAARVLVIGAGGIGAPAIQYLAAAGVGALTIVDDDVVDRSNLQRQVLFATADIGAGKAETAAKRVTAINPNVAVTIEARRLSGEDAPALLTAHHVVLDGTDNFSTRLAVADAALAARVPLVSSAVAEFEGQLGTFRGWEADKPCYRCFVGQDPEREGVSCSEQGVLGALTGILGSLAALEVIRAITPFGDDTAGKLLLVDALALRFRTLHLPKDPGCPACGTGTVR; encoded by the coding sequence ATGACACTGTCCGACGAGGAGTTGGAGCGCTACGCCCGCCACATCATCCTGCGCGAGGTGGGCGGCACCGGGCAGGCGAAGCTCAAGGCAGCGCGGGTATTGGTGATCGGGGCGGGCGGCATCGGCGCCCCGGCGATCCAGTATCTCGCTGCCGCGGGGGTGGGCGCGCTGACGATCGTCGACGACGATGTGGTCGATCGCTCCAATCTGCAGCGCCAAGTCCTGTTCGCCACTGCCGACATTGGCGCGGGGAAGGCGGAGACCGCCGCCAAGCGCGTTACCGCAATCAATCCCAACGTCGCCGTGACCATCGAGGCCCGCCGCCTGTCCGGCGAGGACGCGCCCGCCCTTCTTACCGCCCATCACGTCGTGCTGGACGGCACCGACAATTTCTCGACCCGCCTCGCGGTCGCCGATGCGGCGCTCGCTGCGCGGGTGCCGCTCGTCTCCTCGGCGGTCGCCGAGTTCGAGGGCCAGCTCGGAACCTTTCGCGGCTGGGAGGCCGACAAGCCCTGCTATCGCTGCTTCGTCGGCCAGGATCCCGAGCGCGAGGGTGTCAGCTGCTCCGAACAGGGCGTGCTGGGCGCGCTGACCGGCATCCTGGGCAGTCTCGCCGCACTGGAGGTGATCCGCGCGATCACGCCGTTCGGCGACGACACCGCCGGCAAGCTGCTGCTGGTCGACGCATTGGCCCTTCGCTTCCGTACGCTCCACTTGCCCAAGGACCCCGGCTGCCCGGCTTGCGGCACGGGAACGGTCCGGTAA